A single region of the Dromaius novaehollandiae isolate bDroNov1 chromosome 27, bDroNov1.hap1, whole genome shotgun sequence genome encodes:
- the PI16 gene encoding peptidase inhibitor 16 isoform X1: protein MLSSGLSPVFLLFTALELSWSLSDEEKKIIVDGHNKYRSQVSPPAMDMLKMSWDTELEAFAQAYAEKCIWDHNKERGRRGENLFAMTPTLDLEFAVEDWNGEEKYYNLTTTMCAPGQMCGHYTQVVWASTHRIGCGVKFCAKIDGIETEDMYLLVCNYYPPGNMKGRKPYKEGASCSQCPDSTLCVNSLCEPTVEETTTSSVTTKASPSTTTTAKPKPTTTLPTTTTLPTTAKPKPTTTLPTTAKPKPTTTLPTTTTLPTTAKPKPTTTLPTTTTLPTTAKPKPTTTLPTTAKPKPTTTLPTTTTLPTTAKPKPTTTLPTTAKPKPTTTLPTTAKPRPTTTLPTTAKPKPTTPAPTTTTLPTTAKPRPTTTLPTTTTLPTTAKPKPTTTLPTTAKPKPTTTLPTTAKPKPTTTLPTTTTLPTTAKPKPTTTLPTTAKPKPTTTLPTTTTLPTTAKPKPTTTLPTTAKPKPTTTLPTTTTLPTTAKPKPTTTLPTTAKPRPTTTLPTTAKPKPTTPAPTTTTLPTTAKPKPTTTLPTTAKPKPTTPAPTTTTLPTTAKPKPTTTLPTTAKPKPTTTLPTTAKPKPTTPAPTTTTLPTTARPKPTTTLLTTAKPKPTTPAPTTTTSKPKPATMLPTTTTARPKPAITLPATATAMPKSTMPASTTAAAKPKPTTPVPTTAKPKPTMPASTTTMADSEPIIAATITMAKPTPTTATSTTTASVAKPKPTATTSAKPKLTTTPPISTTMMTTLQQKPTTTTKPALTKTERPSPTEAAGLTRSFGPTLDSDYEISPDTEADTSEPVTPLTTEDPVLLEMGTAFSPKSVPETKKDVKESGREKPGFSFSSPSPSLSQIIPEIKLGFNKAELITPSKSVVFSPEEPTFLRLTSSSKETKGQSPAFQTSLSAGALDTEELETNSDQTRMEQPTAGAPSTSFGLSLFLLPSVILVGLLL, encoded by the exons ATGCTGAGCTCAGGTCTTTCTCCCGTTTTCCTGCTGTTCACAGCGCTGGAgctgagctggtccctgagtGATGAAGAAAAGAAGATAATTGTGGATGGACATAACAAATACCGCTCCCAGGTCTCTCCTCCTGCTATGGATATGCTGAAGATG AGCTGGGACACAGAGCTGGAGGCCTTCGCTCAAGCCTATGCAGAGAAGTGCATCTGGGACCACAACAAGGAGAGGGGCCGACGAGGAGAAAACCTCTTTGCTATGACCCCAACCCTGGACCTGGAATTCGCTGTGGAAGACTGGAATGGGGAGGAGAAGTACTACAACTTGACAACCACCATGTGTGCCCCTGGGCAGATGTGTGGCCACTACACCCAG GTGGTCTGGGCAAGCACACATCGTATCGGCTGTGGGGTGAAGTTTTGTGCAAAGATCGACGGTATTGAAACAGAGGACATGTACCTGCTTGTTTGCAACTATTATCCCCC GGGAAATATGAAAGGCCGAAAGCCATACAAGGAAGGAGCCTCGTGTTCCCAGTGCCCAGACAGTACCTTGTGTGTCAACTCCTTGTGTG AACCCACTGTAGAAGAGACCACTACATCCTCTGTGACAACAAAGGCAAGCCCATCCACCACAACCACGGCCAAGCCAAAACCCACAACCACACTACCCACCACAACCACACTACCCACCACGGCCAAGCCAAAACCCACAACCACACTACCCACCACGGCCAAGCCAAAACCCACAACCACACTACCCACCACAACCACACTACCCACCACGGCCAAGCCCAAACCCACAACCACACTACCCACCACAACCACACTACCCACCACGGCCAAGCCAAAACCCACAACCACACTACCCACCACGGCCAAGCCAAAACCCACAACCACACTACCCACCACAACCACACTACCCACCACGGCCAAGCCAAAACCCACAACCACACTACCCACCACGGCCAAGCCAAAACCCACAACCACACTACCCACCACAGCCAAGCCAAGACCCACAACCACACTACCCACCACGGCCAAGCCAAAACCCACAACACCAGCACCCACCACAACCACACTACCCACCACAGCCAAGCCAAGACCCACAACCACACTACCCACCACAACCACACTACCCACCACAGCCAAGCCCAAACCCACAACCACACTACCCACCACGGCCAAGCCCAAACCCACAACCACACTACCCACCACAGCCAAGCCCAAACCCACAACCACACTACCCACCACAACCACACTACCCACCACGGCCAAGCCAAAACCCACAACCACATTACCCACCACGGCCAAGCCAAAACCCACAACCACACTACCCACCACAACCACACTACCCACCACGGCCAAGCCAAAACCCACAACCACACTACCAACCACAGCCAAGCCCAAACCCACAACCACACTACCCACCACAACCACACTACCCACCACAGCCAAGCCCAAACCCACAACCACACTACCCACCACAGCCAAGCCAAGACCCACAACCACACTACCCACCACGGCCAAGCCAAAACCCACAACACCAGCACCCACCACAACCACACTACCCACCACAGCCAAGCCCAAACCCACAACCACACTACCCACCACGGCCAAGCCAAAACCCACAACACCAGCACCCACCACAACCACACTACCCACCACGGCCAAGCCCAAACCCACAACCACACTACCTACCACAGCCAAGCCCAAACCCACAACCACACTACCCACCACGGCCAAGCCAAAACCCACAACACCAGCACCCACCACAACCACACTACCCACCACGGCCAGGCCCAAACCCACAACCACACTACTCACCACGGCCAAGCCAAAACCCACAACACCAGCACCCACCACAACCACGTCCAAGCCAAAACCTGCAACCATGCTACCAACCACAACCACAGCCAGGCCAAAACCTGCAATCACACTACCcgccacagccacagccatgccAAAATCCACCATGCCAGCATCCACCACAGCTGCAGCGAAGCCCAAACCTACAACACCAGTACCCACCACAGCCAAGCCAAAACCCACCATGCCAGCATCCACCACAACTATGGCCGATTCAGAACCCATCATAGCAGCAACCATCACTATGGCCAAGCCAACACCCACCACAGCAACATCCACCACAACCGCTTCTGTGGCCAAACCAAAACCCACTGCTACAACATCAGCAAAGCCAAAACTCACCACCACACCACCAATATCTACCACAATGATGACAACCCTGCAACAGAAACCCACCACAACTACAAAGCCAGCACTCACCAAAACAGAAAGACCCAGTCCTACTGAGGCAGCTGGGCTAACGCGGTCCTTTGGGCCCACATTAGACTCGGATTATGAAATATCTCCAGACACAGAGGCAGACACTAGTGAGCCTGTTACCCCCTTAACCACTGAGGATCCCGTCTTATTAGAAATGGGCACAGCCTTCAGCCCAAAATCAGTCccagaaacaaagaaagatgTGAAAGAGAGTGGGAGAGAGAAGCCAGGCTTCTCCTTTTCCAGTCCATCTCCATCCCTCAGCCAAATTATTCCAGAGATCAAGTTAGGTTTCAATAAAGCTGAGCTCATAACTCCCTCAAAGTCAGTGGTCTTCAGCCCCGAAGAGCCCACCTTCTTGCGTTTAACGTCATCTTCCAAAGAAACAAAGGGGCAGAGCCCCGCTTTTCAGACCTCCCTCTCAG CAGGTGCCCTGGACACTGAAGAACTGGAAACAAACTCAGATCAGACAAGAATGGAGCAGCCCACGGCTGGAGCCCCCAGCAcctcctttgggctttctcttttcctcctgcccAGCGTCATCCTGGTGGGCCTTCTGCTTTGA
- the PI16 gene encoding peptidase inhibitor 16 isoform X2 — MLSSGLSPVFLLFTALELSWSLSDEEKKIIVDGHNKYRSQVSPPAMDMLKMSWDTELEAFAQAYAEKCIWDHNKERGRRGENLFAMTPTLDLEFAVEDWNGEEKYYNLTTTMCAPGQMCGHYTQVVWASTHRIGCGVKFCAKIDGIETEDMYLLVCNYYPPGNMKGRKPYKEGASCSQCPDSTLCVNSLCEPTVEETTTSSVTTKASPSTTTTAKPKPTTTLPTTTTLPTTAKPKPTTTLPTTAKPKPTTTLPTTTTLPTTAKPKPTTTLPTTTTLPTTAKPKPTTTLPTTAKPKPTTTLPTTTTLPTTAKPKPTTTLPTTAKPKPTTTLPTTAKPRPTTTLPTTAKPKPTTPAPTTTTLPTTAKPRPTTTLPTTTTLPTTAKPKPTTTLPTTAKPKPTTTLPTTAKPKPTTTLPTTTTLPTTAKPKPTTTLPTTAKPKPTTTLPTTTTLPTTAKPKPTTTLPTTAKPKPTTTLPTTTTLPTTAKPKPTTTLPTTAKPRPTTTLPTTAKPKPTTPAPTTTTLPTTAKPKPTTTLPTTAKPKPTTPAPTTTTLPTTAKPKPTTTLPTTAKPKPTTTLPTTAKPKPTTPAPTTTTLPTTARPKPTTTLLTTAKPKPTTPAPTTTTSKPKPATMLPTTTTARPKPAITLPATATAMPKSTMPASTTAAAKPKPTTPVPTTAKPKPTMPASTTTMADSEPIIAATITMAKPTPTTATSTTTASVAKPKPTATTSAKPKLTTTPPISTTMMTTLQQKPTTTTKPALTKTERPSPTEAAGLTRSFGPTLDSDYEISPDTEADTSEPVTPLTTEDPVLLEMGTAFSPKSVPETKKDVKESGREKPGFSFSSPSPSLSQIIPEIKLGFNKAELITPSKSVVFSPEEPTFLRLTSSSKETKGQSPAFQTSLSGALDTEELETNSDQTRMEQPTAGAPSTSFGLSLFLLPSVILVGLLL; from the exons ATGCTGAGCTCAGGTCTTTCTCCCGTTTTCCTGCTGTTCACAGCGCTGGAgctgagctggtccctgagtGATGAAGAAAAGAAGATAATTGTGGATGGACATAACAAATACCGCTCCCAGGTCTCTCCTCCTGCTATGGATATGCTGAAGATG AGCTGGGACACAGAGCTGGAGGCCTTCGCTCAAGCCTATGCAGAGAAGTGCATCTGGGACCACAACAAGGAGAGGGGCCGACGAGGAGAAAACCTCTTTGCTATGACCCCAACCCTGGACCTGGAATTCGCTGTGGAAGACTGGAATGGGGAGGAGAAGTACTACAACTTGACAACCACCATGTGTGCCCCTGGGCAGATGTGTGGCCACTACACCCAG GTGGTCTGGGCAAGCACACATCGTATCGGCTGTGGGGTGAAGTTTTGTGCAAAGATCGACGGTATTGAAACAGAGGACATGTACCTGCTTGTTTGCAACTATTATCCCCC GGGAAATATGAAAGGCCGAAAGCCATACAAGGAAGGAGCCTCGTGTTCCCAGTGCCCAGACAGTACCTTGTGTGTCAACTCCTTGTGTG AACCCACTGTAGAAGAGACCACTACATCCTCTGTGACAACAAAGGCAAGCCCATCCACCACAACCACGGCCAAGCCAAAACCCACAACCACACTACCCACCACAACCACACTACCCACCACGGCCAAGCCAAAACCCACAACCACACTACCCACCACGGCCAAGCCAAAACCCACAACCACACTACCCACCACAACCACACTACCCACCACGGCCAAGCCCAAACCCACAACCACACTACCCACCACAACCACACTACCCACCACGGCCAAGCCAAAACCCACAACCACACTACCCACCACGGCCAAGCCAAAACCCACAACCACACTACCCACCACAACCACACTACCCACCACGGCCAAGCCAAAACCCACAACCACACTACCCACCACGGCCAAGCCAAAACCCACAACCACACTACCCACCACAGCCAAGCCAAGACCCACAACCACACTACCCACCACGGCCAAGCCAAAACCCACAACACCAGCACCCACCACAACCACACTACCCACCACAGCCAAGCCAAGACCCACAACCACACTACCCACCACAACCACACTACCCACCACAGCCAAGCCCAAACCCACAACCACACTACCCACCACGGCCAAGCCCAAACCCACAACCACACTACCCACCACAGCCAAGCCCAAACCCACAACCACACTACCCACCACAACCACACTACCCACCACGGCCAAGCCAAAACCCACAACCACATTACCCACCACGGCCAAGCCAAAACCCACAACCACACTACCCACCACAACCACACTACCCACCACGGCCAAGCCAAAACCCACAACCACACTACCAACCACAGCCAAGCCCAAACCCACAACCACACTACCCACCACAACCACACTACCCACCACAGCCAAGCCCAAACCCACAACCACACTACCCACCACAGCCAAGCCAAGACCCACAACCACACTACCCACCACGGCCAAGCCAAAACCCACAACACCAGCACCCACCACAACCACACTACCCACCACAGCCAAGCCCAAACCCACAACCACACTACCCACCACGGCCAAGCCAAAACCCACAACACCAGCACCCACCACAACCACACTACCCACCACGGCCAAGCCCAAACCCACAACCACACTACCTACCACAGCCAAGCCCAAACCCACAACCACACTACCCACCACGGCCAAGCCAAAACCCACAACACCAGCACCCACCACAACCACACTACCCACCACGGCCAGGCCCAAACCCACAACCACACTACTCACCACGGCCAAGCCAAAACCCACAACACCAGCACCCACCACAACCACGTCCAAGCCAAAACCTGCAACCATGCTACCAACCACAACCACAGCCAGGCCAAAACCTGCAATCACACTACCcgccacagccacagccatgccAAAATCCACCATGCCAGCATCCACCACAGCTGCAGCGAAGCCCAAACCTACAACACCAGTACCCACCACAGCCAAGCCAAAACCCACCATGCCAGCATCCACCACAACTATGGCCGATTCAGAACCCATCATAGCAGCAACCATCACTATGGCCAAGCCAACACCCACCACAGCAACATCCACCACAACCGCTTCTGTGGCCAAACCAAAACCCACTGCTACAACATCAGCAAAGCCAAAACTCACCACCACACCACCAATATCTACCACAATGATGACAACCCTGCAACAGAAACCCACCACAACTACAAAGCCAGCACTCACCAAAACAGAAAGACCCAGTCCTACTGAGGCAGCTGGGCTAACGCGGTCCTTTGGGCCCACATTAGACTCGGATTATGAAATATCTCCAGACACAGAGGCAGACACTAGTGAGCCTGTTACCCCCTTAACCACTGAGGATCCCGTCTTATTAGAAATGGGCACAGCCTTCAGCCCAAAATCAGTCccagaaacaaagaaagatgTGAAAGAGAGTGGGAGAGAGAAGCCAGGCTTCTCCTTTTCCAGTCCATCTCCATCCCTCAGCCAAATTATTCCAGAGATCAAGTTAGGTTTCAATAAAGCTGAGCTCATAACTCCCTCAAAGTCAGTGGTCTTCAGCCCCGAAGAGCCCACCTTCTTGCGTTTAACGTCATCTTCCAAAGAAACAAAGGGGCAGAGCCCCGCTTTTCAGACCTCCCTCTCAG GTGCCCTGGACACTGAAGAACTGGAAACAAACTCAGATCAGACAAGAATGGAGCAGCCCACGGCTGGAGCCCCCAGCAcctcctttgggctttctcttttcctcctgcccAGCGTCATCCTGGTGGGCCTTCTGCTTTGA